In Erpetoichthys calabaricus chromosome 11, fErpCal1.3, whole genome shotgun sequence, the DNA window TGAAAAATACTGCAGTTAAATATCAATGTTGTCTTTAGCACTCACCTTCAATTATACCCCACTTTGTTTTTCTGCCAAGAACTTTATTTCCGTTCACTTGGTGCTCTCTGTCTGTTCCTACCACTGCAAATGGAATCTTTTCCTGTGGGGAAAACAAAAAGTCACTCCAACAGCAAAAACCTATGAACAATACCTCAAGTTGTTCACAATGCCATTTATGTGTAAGGTGAATAAATATGGGGGTATACACCAAGGATCTGTGCATGTGCATCATATTAGAGTTAAAATGTGATCTTGATTTTCAGTTATTCTGGCTGAGGATATACTGCAGGATTACCTGATGCAATAAAGACTTAGCCATCATTATCAAGGAATATTCGTAAAATGTTAACTTGCAGCTAGATGTGCGCCTACTGCATACATATACTGTGCACAGATTATATGGTTAATTGATGAAAAATGTAATagttttcaaaattttcttttacCATATTGATAGTTCACTCAAATATACATTACTGATCTGTCAATTCAACTAAATTAAAATTCTGCAAGGGTGCTGTGACCAGACACAAACAGTTTTATTTGTTTCCAGTCTATGAAACACACAGTAGGTTCAGgattacattttcattatacAGTTTGGTTAGTAAACATAAGTATTGAACAGACTACAGTCTGAAGCAGATGACCTATAATGGAAGATATTTTGGGATCTAAAACTATGATATTAATGTTGGTAAATAAATTATGTATACAGAATAGCACACATTCAATGGTAGAGTAATACCCTGATTTTGTCATTCAatattctgtcttctgcatcttcatCAAACTCTTTATGAGGGTATACTCTAATACCATGAGCCTGCAGATCTTGCCGAATCTGAGGGAAGAAAACAAGGGTCTTTAACAAAAAACTGATATGGCCTTTGGTAACATGTGCATACACCATACACAAATAAGTTttgtcaaatacattttaaaaagttgcttTTTTACACACTTTTTGTATTTTAGGGCTACAGTATATTTTCACCAAGCTCCAAAAAAAGCTGAGCAAAAGGGCATattacttttcaaaatatttacctGATATTTGAACTCCTGCCTCTCCTCCAAGGTCAATGTGTCAGCTTTGGCTATCACTGGGACAATGCTTACAATCTTCCCCAATCTTTTCATGAATTCCACATCCAGGGGACGCAACCTAGCAAAACAGATTCAGTTAATCCAGTCATCTTTGGCCCCTTTCTTCCTACACACatgtaaaacttttaaaaaaatgtgcacatgATGAAGCCCCCAACTGTAATGTTCTGAAGTTTCACACGTGCAAAGCCTCCAGCACTTTGCTTCCCCTTGTTTCTTGCTGCTTGATTGAAATATAACAGCTCTTGGGTAAGACAGGGTGAGGGCCAAAAGCAATTCTACTAAATCTGTCATCTTACCGTAAAACAAATTGTTTCAGACAGTAAGTTTCCCTACATTCTTTTTCCAATCTTAAGTCTAACAGGAATGAACAGAATTTTAACATCCTGACAATGAAAGAGATTGGaatgttgcattgcttcttttacttttctttcacaAAATTGTTTGCAGCGAGTCAGAATGTTGAATACCCTAAACTGTCACACTCCGGAGACTGCATCATCTGAAAGGCAGAAGGAATTTACAAGCTACTAAAAACTGAAACCGTATTACACATGATAACTTGTATCTGTTAAGCTATCTTTTCTAGTCCATGTAGCTTCatcaattcattaaaaaaacacgACGCTTTTTTGATGCTGAGTGGGTTTACAGTACCCATATCAAGCCACATGCATAAATTCTTCTCATTTGAGGTTCCCAGGAATATGCACAggcatacaaaaaaaacaaatcctcttAATACATAGATCTTTTTTCCTTAAGAAAACTGCCTTGTGGGGATGACAAGTCCTCCCACTTCCCAGAGAGGTGAAACAGGTTGATAtgtaactctaaattggtcccATATGAGTACATGAGTGTAAGTGCGTCCTcttcaggtttggttcctgctttgtacctcaTCCTAACAGAAGTGATCTGGCTAGAACAATTCCAaacactggattaagcagattggaCAATAAATTgatgactgaagaaaaaaaacaattaccagGATATGGTAAACCCAGGAACTGTTTATTTGGCCATGCTTCTATAGTAAGCTATTCCAATACAATCTAAAAAAGACTGGCACAGCCCACATACAATTAACCCATAGAAAGCAAGCAATACATAAGGCAATGTGAAAAGCATGCACTTGGATATGCTAGGTGCTGCTAGGCTGTACAAACACAGTGGACCGGCAGGCCATATTAGAAGGTATATATTCTATGCCCCCCTAGCCTATGTGGAACCCACATTAAAAAGAGTAATTAAGTTGTGCTCAAATGTCATAAATGTTGAAACTATAATTACTTCATCAGGCATAAAAGGGGGACCCAGTCTGTATTATTTTAAACTCAAAAATATCAAAGGATCACACTATCCACAATTACTTGGGTCACATTGGGGAAAAACATGAGACTGTGAAGTAGTCATAATATGCAAAGTTCCATTTTTCTACATAGGGCAAACATTTTGCACAAAACCAGTCACCTGTAGAAAGGAATATCATTACATCTCCTTGTGGTGGTTGCCTTAGGAGACAAACAATAGCAAAACACATCTTTATCACTGTGATTTACTGAGGTATAATAAGAAACTAACCCCCTGAGCTTccatttattaaataacaaaggTTACGAAAAACAAACTAGTAAATGTACTTTGAAAGACATAGTGATTAGAATATCTCAAAAACTAAAGCATCAAGCCAATCCTTCTGCTAATAAATCCAAAAGATTTATCAATACTTACCAatgacctgtagggggcacaaaataaatgcagcaatgGATTCTAGAGTctggaattttcttttttctgttaatgTTGAGCTCCTCCTTCAGATACTTTTCATACTGTTCATTAATGTATTTAATGATTGGATCCCAGCTGAAacatatatcaaaataaatattttttctgacaaCAGATGATATGCCACATCCTGCGAAGTTCTGGAGCACAAGTAACCTTTAGACAACAGCTGTTTCTATAGCgactacaaggttttttttttatgcaaaagtATTTTGGTTTTCAGAATAagcaagtctctctctctctctctctctctctaccgcATGCTTTGGCCATTAGACTACATGGATAGCTGTTTAAAATGCCAGGCCTTCacttatatattaaaacaaattaaactctcaTATGATAGCAGCATGCTGCTCATCTGATTGGCATTGATAATGACTGGCTTAAGTTCCAATGAGACCACAGGTTGCCTCAGACTCTTACCAGTTTTCATTGTTGATCTGATCCCCAAATCCTGGAGTGTCAATGACCGTTAACTTCATTTTAACACCTTTCTCTTCAATTactgtaaagaagaaaaatgttgcaGAAATTGAGAACCAATAATCGTTAATTGGGATAATTACACTTAAATTACATCATAGCATTTAATGAAATGTTCATCATTACTTGTAGATTAAATGAAGCAACCTATAAAGCaatttgtgaattttattttcattctgacaGTTTCTGTGATTGGTATGATTGTCCTTTGTGTAGTATTGcctaaattaacaaacaatctaTCATTAAGtgtaattaatgcagtgaaaGATAACTGTTTGCCAGAATTCGCTCAACAGCTTTAAACAAACTACACCAGGTTAGT includes these proteins:
- the septin12 gene encoding neuronal-specific septin-3 isoform X5 gives rise to the protein MTHQTQRPDPYPEMETKPESNNSPETLISRNQEPFGYVGIESVLDQMRRKAMKTGFEFNIMVVGQSGLGKSTLVNTLFKSRVSRKSCQSNYEEKISKTVNLMSVSHIIEEKGVKMKLTVIDTPGFGDQINNENCWDPIIKYINEQYEKYLKEELNINRKKKIPDSRIHCCIYFVPPTGHWLRPLDVEFMKRLGKIVSIVPVIAKADTLTLEERQEFKYQIRQDLQAHGIRVYPHKEFDEDAEDRILNDKIREKIPFAVVGTDREHQVNGNKVLGRKTKWGIIEVENVAHCEFANLRDLLIRSHLQDLKDVTHNIHYECYRVRRLNESNMNLQTGLSSVNGVMGKNDSESNL